The DNA window GGCCACAACCAGGGTAGTAGTGCGCCAGTTTTTCCATCGCATGCTCAGCCAGCTTGCGGTAGGTCGTCAGTTTGCCGCCGAATACGGAAAGCAACGGCGCTTTACCCTGCTCGTCATGTACGTCCAGCGTGTAATCACGGGTCACCGCCTGCGGTGAATCGGACTCGTCGTCACACAGCGGACGCACACCAGAGTATGTCCAGACGATATCGTCACGGCCCAACTGCTTCTTGAAGTGGTCGTTATACACTTTCAGCAGATAGTTGATTTCGTTATCGTCGATCTTCACATCTTTCGGATCGCCGTGATACTCCACGTCGGTGGTGCCGATGATCGAGAATTCGTCATTCCATGGGATCACGAAGACGATACGATGGTCTTCGTTTTGCAGAATATAGGACTGTGGCTGATCGTGTACACGCGGTACCACGATGTGGCTGCCTTTGATCAGACGGATGCCATAAGGGGATTTCAGCTTCAGACCATCGTCGAAGAAGTGTTTCACCCATGGACCGGTGGCGTTCACCAGGCCCTTGGCGCGCCAGGTAAAGGTTTTGCCACTGTCGACGTCGACCGCTTCCACCATCCACAGGCCGTTTTCACGCCATGCACGGGTCACTTTGGTGCGTGTGCGCACTTCGCCACCGCGCTTTTCCACTTCCTGGGCATTGAGTACCACCAGGCGAGCATCGTCGACCCAGCAGTCAGAATATTCGAAACCGCGCTTCAATTCAGGCTTCAGCACCGATTCTGGTCCAAAGCGCAAACCCTTGCTGCCTGGCAGACTGGTGCGTTTCCCCAGGTGATCGTACAGGAACAGGCCGATACGGATCATCCAGGCCGGGCGCAGGTGCGGCTGATGCGGCAGACGGAAACGCATTGGGAAGGCGATGTGTGGCGCCAGTCGCAGTAACACTTCACGCTCGGCCAGCGCTTCGCTCACCAAACGGAATTCGTAGTGTTCCAGGTAGCGCAGGCCGCCGTGGATCAGTTTGGAACTGGCGGAAGACGTAGCACAGGCCAAGTCTTGCGCTTCCAGTAGCAGAACGGACAGCCCGCGCCCGGCAGCATCGGCCGCGATGCCGGCACCGTTGATGCCGCCACCGATAACGATCAAGTCTTTGGTTTCCACGTCAACTTCCTCCAGATGTTCGAAATAGCTCTTTCATGTTCGTTTTCGCTCATGATTGTAATCAAAAAACCAACAAACAAGCCAAGACTTAACCAAACAAAAACATTTAGGCGTGATAGAGATAACAGTTTGATGATAGTAGTTATACAAAAAGGAGGGGTATTAGGCATTGCGAGCATTGCCCTGAGCAGTGTGTTAACCGAGCTACTAATAAACCAGATGAATAATAAATGCTTATCTATCTAGAAGTTACAAGATGCTAGAGTTTTTGAATCGTCAGAGTATATTTCTAAGTCGGATGTAGGAAAGTTCACGGACTTAAAGCTGAAAAACAGGTGCTGATGCAGAAGCGGCAAATAGCGCGTCGTGCTGTAAGACCGCAAACTCTGTGCCCTATAAAAGGATATTGTCATGGCGAACTCGTTTCTTTCTCCTTCCCCTGATGGGGAGTTTGTTCTGTTTCAGTCAACGGATGGCAAGGTACGTTTAGAGTGTCGTTTTGCATCGGATACACTTTGGTTATCACAGGCGGCGATGTCTGAACTCTACCAGGTGACACCGCAGGCGGTGACCCAGCATATCAAGGCGGTTTACGACGAAGGTGAACTTGAACAAAGTTTAACCTGTAAGGATTACTTACAAGTTCAAACTGAAGGTACAAGACAGGTTCAGCGGAAAATTCGCCACTATAATCTGGGGGTTATCCT is part of the Serratia quinivorans genome and encodes:
- a CDS encoding Virulence protein produces the protein MANSFLSPSPDGEFVLFQSTDGKVRLECRFASDTLWLSQAAMSELYQVTPQAVTQHIKAVYDEGELEQSLTCKDYLQVQTEGTRQVQRKIRHYNLGVILAVGYRVRSSRGTQFRQWATQTLQEYLVKGFVMDDERLKNPPVGKSVVPDYFDDMLERIRDIRTSELRFYQKIRDLFTLSEDYRANEKDTGLMNSHC
- the glpD gene encoding Aerobic glycerol-3-phosphate dehydrogenase, producing the protein METKDLIVIGGGINGAGIAADAAGRGLSVLLLEAQDLACATSSASSKLIHGGLRYLEHYEFRLVSEALAEREVLLRLAPHIAFPMRFRLPHQPHLRPAWMIRIGLFLYDHLGKRTSLPGSKGLRFGPESVLKPELKRGFEYSDCWVDDARLVVLNAQEVEKRGGEVRTRTKVTRAWRENGLWMVEAVDVDSGKTFTWRAKGLVNATGPWVKHFFDDGLKLKSPYGIRLIKGSHIVVPRVHDQPQSYILQNEDHRIVFVIPWNDEFSIIGTTDVEYHGDPKDVKIDDNEINYLLKVYNDHFKKQLGRDDIVWTYSGVRPLCDDESDSPQAVTRDYTLDVHDEQGKAPLLSVFGGKLTTYRKLAEHAMEKLAHYYPGCGPAWTKNGSLPGGDIGGDRDSYAAKLRREHSWLPESLARRFARTYGSHSELILANANNLSDLGEDFGHGLHEAELRYLIDKEWVVELDDAIWRRTKLGMWLDEAQQARVKAWLAEHAKAKTLSLAS